A section of the Macadamia integrifolia cultivar HAES 741 chromosome 9, SCU_Mint_v3, whole genome shotgun sequence genome encodes:
- the LOC122089607 gene encoding uncharacterized protein LOC122089607 — MSNPNVCGSTSGNDNTCGSGKRGRGQRGRTKAHDIINMPDGERIQIEVNEWGQPCEGESTAKLTTWIGTLARNHLYCPLTYPKWTNIPQSYKEDCWKAITAKFIIPEVSKTWCLDRLAKRLKDHKCDLKAEYYSKYDSPSDRRKNIDLQLIPLEQWDALLKLWDDKKHKELSDRNKKNKSKQKMRHRMGRTSYAVIREKLRNEDPEKKLPNRIKMFDFTHKRPGCSMDDESAEKLEKMQRELSLQPEEMQQDNDVIDETFTKVMGRDRRGYVRMFGPGVTPKQVFGLEGLRAQRQGQHISELRLENSQLKEQISQQGVEMNEMKSQIAMLMLFMTSFQSSQG, encoded by the exons ATGAGTAATCCTAATGTATGTGGAAGTACAAGTGGGAATGATAATACATGTGGTTCAG gaaaaaggggaagaggCCAAAGGGGAAGAACTAAGGCTCATGATATTATAAATATGCCAGATGGTGAGAGAATACAAATTGAAGTAAATGAGTGGGGACAACCATGTGAAGGCGAGTCAACAGCAAAATTAACTACATGGATTGGAACATTAGCAAGGAATCATCTATATTGTCCATTGACATACCCTAAGTggacaaacataccacaatcaTACAAAGAAGATTGTTGGAAAGCAATAACG GCCAAATTTATCATCCCTGAAGTTTCCAAGACATGGTGCTTAGATAGATTAGCTAAACGGTTGAAGGACCATAAGTGTGACTTGAAGGCCGAGTACTACAGTAAGTATGATTCACCCTCTGATCGAAGGAAAAATATTGATCTTCAACTTATACCATTGGAGCAATGGGATGCGCTACTGAAGTTGTGGGATGATAAAAAGCATAAG GAACTTTCTGATcgtaataagaaaaataagtcCAAACAAAAAATGCGTCATAGAATGGGTAGAACTTCATATGCCGTCATACGTGAGAAATTG cGTAACGAGGACCCAGAGAAAAAGCTTCCAAACCGTATCAAAATGTTTGACTTCACCCATAAAAGGCCTGGATGTTCCATGGATGACGAGTCTGCGGAAAAGTTG GAAAAAATGCAGCGTGAATTAAGTTTGCAACCTGAAGAAATGCAACAGGACAACGATGTTATTGATGAAACCTTCACCAAAGTAATGGGACGTGATAGACGTGGATATGTACGCATGTTTGGGCCTGGAGTAACCCCAAAACAAGTGTTTGGCTTAGAAGGACTACGCGCTCAGAGGCAAGGACAACATATCTCAGAATTAAGGTTAGAGAATAGCCAATTGAAAGAACAGATTTCTCAACAAGGTGTGGAGATGAATGAGATGAAGTCTCAAATAGCTATGCTTATGCTATTCATGACATCATTCCAATCTTCTCAAGGATAG